The stretch of DNA GGTCCTCGGCCTGACGCTGGTCACCTCCGACGATCGATTGCTCAAGTCGGAAGAATTCGCGGTTTTGGCCAACCGGTAGCCCGGCAAGATTTTTTTAACTTGTTGCGGTCTGGTTCCCACGGAATATTGGCGGCATCTCGTGACGCGGGAGCGCCCCCCATGGAATGGCTCGAACGAGGGTTTCGGATCGTGTTCGTGGTGCTGTTTGGCATCTTGTTGAGCGGCGTGTTCGCCATGCTGGCGCTCAAAACCGTGGTTCGACGGCGGCGCGACCACCACCGTCGAGGACGGTCATTGGTGGCCGGTCACGATGCCGGGATGCGCTCGATCGGGATCTCAGCCTGGGAGCCCTTGGTCTGGGTGGTCGACACGGGAGCCGGCGCGAGGGTCACGAGGGTCAGCCGGAGGCCGAGGGCACCGCCCGCATGGGGTTCGAGTCCGGTGTTGAGCGGCACGAGGTGGTCGGGACCATCGCCCGCGGCCGGGCCCACCCGGAGCATCAGCTCCGCGTTGCCCTGCCAGACACACGCCACATCGATCGGGCAGCGGGAATCGCCTTTGACCTCGGCACACCGGATCAGCGCGCCGCTCACGGTGCGGCTCTCACCCACTTTGAGCGTCAAGATTGCCGGGAGGGTGTTGATGACGGGGCTCGGTTCGGGCGGGGTAATCCCGCCGCAGGCGGCGAGTACCGCTCACCAACCAATGGTTTTGCCGGTCGACATGAATGGGACCTCGTTTCGTGGGGCAACAACTCACCACGGATACCCCCGGACCCCCGGTTCCGTCACCGGTCCGCCGGGGCGACAGCCACCCCGACTAGGATACTGGAATGCGAATCGCCTTTGGCCTTGGCCGGACTCGGCGTGCTCACGGTGCGTGACCGGATCTGGAATGAGGCCCGCGACAGTACCGGGACCCTGCTCAACAATTTCTCGGTCAACGGCACCTCGAGCGACGGGGCGCTCCAGGGCCATCTCGGGGCCGGGTTCTCGATCCAACCGGTGGACTCCCGGATCGGGCTTGGTCTCGAGGGCCGGGCCACCGCCCTGCTCCACAATTACTCGGGTGGGCCGCTGACGAGCGTGGCCCGGCGGCCTTCCTGACGTTGATGGCGGGATGCGGAAACAAGAACTATGTTCGGCCACCCCAATTCGAGACGACGCAATACCCAAGTACGTGATCGAGCGAGATATCCCCGGCGCCGGAGGCCTTTCAGCGGCCGACCTCCAAGCCATCAGCCAGAAGTCGTGCGGCGTCCTGGCCAACCTCGGCCCCCAGATCCAATGGGTCCAGAGTTATGTGACGGCGGACAAGGTCTACTGCGTCTACAACGCTCCGAACGAGGCCCTGGTCCGCGAGCACGCCGCCCAGGGTGGCTTCCCGGCCAACCGAGTGTCGAAGGTCACCACGATCATCGACCCGACCACCGCGGAGTAGCCTCGCTCACGATTTGGATCGACGCCGACGCGGCGCCTCGCGACGTGAAAGACTTGGTCTTTCGCGCCTCGAAGCGCCTCGGCCTGCCCGTGGTGCTGGTGGCCAACCAACGGCTCCAGACGCCGCCGGGCTATCCCCTGGTCACCACGGTCTGGGTCAACGGCGGGCCTGACGTCGCCGACCAGCACATCGTCGCCCACGTTGCCTTCGGTGATCTGGTCGTAACCCAGGACATTCCCCTCGCCGCGCTCCTGGTGCCGAAGGGCATTGCGGTCCTCGATCCCCGAGGCGAGGAGCATACCGAGGAAACGATCGGCGAACGGCTCTCGATCCGCGACTTCATGGAAGCCGTTCGGATGGGTGGCACCGAGACCGGCGGGCCCCCGCCCTACGATGCCCGAGCCAAGCAGGCGTTTGCCTCGGCCCTCGACCGGGTCCTCACCCGGTTGCTACGCATCACATAGCGGATACCCGGTCGAGCGCCGCTCAGCTGGAATGGGTTGCCATCGGTTGAGACTCGGCTTGCCGGACACCGATTCGAGCAGGCCCCGGAGGTAGCCGGTGGCGAAGACGTGCCCGAGAAAGCCGTAGCCATCGTTCGATCCGGGCTCGAGGGCGAGCCGTGGTACGTGATCGATCCGAATCGGACTGTCGCATCCGGTCCGCTCAAGGG from Gemmatimonadota bacterium encodes:
- a CDS encoding YaiI/YqxD family protein, translated to MWIDADAAPRDVKDLVFRASKRLGLPVVLVANQRLQTPPGYPLVTTVWVNGGPDVADQHIVAHVAFGDLVVTQDIPLAALLVPKGIAVLDPRGEEHTEETIGERLSIRDFMEAVRMGGTETGGPPPYDARAKQAFASALDRVLTRLLRIT
- a CDS encoding DUF4242 domain-containing protein, whose protein sequence is MPKYVIERDIPGAGGLSAADLQAISQKSCGVLANLGPQIQWVQSYVTADKVYCVYNAPNEALVREHAAQGGFPANRVSKVTTIIDPTTAE